In one Prosthecochloris aestuarii DSM 271 genomic region, the following are encoded:
- a CDS encoding FeoA family protein, which translates to MLLSELQVGDKAEVAGVLAENSVRRRILDMGLIKGTRFKVLRVAPLGDPVEIFFKGMYLTLRKSEAAGVVVQKTGHTGDAKPLGRKRRRWGLGGGQ; encoded by the coding sequence ATGCTGTTATCAGAGCTGCAGGTTGGAGATAAAGCTGAAGTGGCCGGTGTGTTGGCCGAGAATTCAGTCAGGCGCAGGATTCTTGATATGGGCCTTATCAAAGGTACCCGATTCAAGGTTCTGAGGGTTGCGCCCCTTGGCGATCCTGTGGAAATATTTTTTAAGGGAATGTACCTGACCCTTCGTAAATCAGAAGCGGCAGGAGTTGTGGTTCAGAAAACCGGTCATACGGGAGATGCCAAACCATTGGGGCGAAAGAGACGGCGGTGGGGACTTGGAGGTGGGCAATGA
- the feoB gene encoding ferrous iron transport protein B, producing MNELKDITVALAGNPNCGKSSLFNALTGLHQKVGNFSGVTIERHEGYVDYNGYRIRFVDLPGTYSLTAYSPEELVTRHYLTMDRPDIVVNVLEGPNLERNLLLTTQLMEMEVELLVALNMFDEVQEQGIEIRDKQLQTLLGCHIVPTSAKKMEGLEALLDHVVRVYEGDIEIRKNKLAFRPELERAIEEIAGVLDLEPDFGGSNTRWLAIKLLENDKEIYSRVNRYPVWVKIELLLQQALQETEKMYASDPEVLITEDRHAFIRGAMKECVRLPEVRKVSLTDYIDRIVLNRVLGLPIFFFVVWLIFHMTFTLGTPLMEGLDMLFGAFASAIEPFLQNETVRSIVVDGIIAGVGGVLIFLPNIILLFIGLSFLEASGYMARAAFVVDKVMHRFGLHGKSFIPMITGFGCSIPAIMATRTLKSPSDRLATILIIPFMSCGAKLPVYVLLAGAFFPPAAAANVMFGIYMLGVVIGLLTALLLRSVVLEKESEPFVMELPPYRWPTLSSVFFQARIKAMMYVKKAGTVILFAVLVIWAVSNYPRSAELDKGLVAEIERIEQSSLDGEEIAVAVTAAQNRVSAAQLEYSIAGRAGRFIEPVIRPLGFDWRIGVALVTGLAAKEIVVSTMGTIYSLGEVDEDSTELKTILRNDSSFDQAIALSLMVFVLLYIPCVAAIGVMQKEIGRWKPVLFYSVYAMTVAWVASFITYNAARFLMN from the coding sequence ATGAATGAGCTGAAGGATATTACCGTCGCGCTTGCAGGTAACCCCAACTGCGGCAAATCATCGCTTTTCAACGCTTTGACAGGTTTACATCAGAAGGTTGGTAATTTTTCGGGCGTTACGATCGAGAGGCATGAGGGGTACGTTGACTACAATGGATACCGTATTCGTTTTGTCGATCTTCCGGGAACCTACTCCCTGACGGCGTATTCTCCCGAAGAGCTGGTTACCAGGCATTATCTTACGATGGATCGCCCTGACATCGTCGTCAACGTGCTTGAAGGGCCGAACCTTGAGCGTAATCTGCTTCTGACTACCCAGCTGATGGAAATGGAGGTGGAGCTGCTTGTCGCGCTCAACATGTTCGATGAAGTACAGGAACAGGGTATCGAAATCCGTGATAAGCAGCTCCAGACGCTGCTCGGCTGCCATATCGTTCCGACTTCGGCAAAGAAGATGGAGGGGCTTGAGGCACTTCTCGACCATGTCGTTCGGGTTTACGAGGGTGATATTGAGATCCGCAAGAATAAACTGGCTTTTCGTCCGGAGCTTGAGCGGGCTATCGAAGAGATTGCAGGGGTCCTTGACCTAGAGCCTGATTTTGGCGGCAGTAATACTCGCTGGCTTGCCATCAAACTGCTTGAGAACGATAAAGAGATCTACAGCCGGGTCAACCGTTATCCTGTCTGGGTTAAAATCGAGCTGCTTTTGCAGCAGGCTCTCCAGGAGACGGAAAAGATGTATGCGTCCGATCCTGAAGTGCTCATTACCGAAGATCGTCATGCCTTTATCCGTGGAGCCATGAAGGAGTGCGTGCGGCTGCCGGAGGTGCGTAAGGTGTCTCTGACTGACTATATCGACCGGATTGTGCTGAACCGGGTACTCGGTCTGCCGATTTTTTTCTTTGTGGTCTGGCTGATCTTTCATATGACCTTTACGCTCGGGACGCCTCTCATGGAGGGGCTGGACATGCTTTTCGGGGCGTTTGCTTCGGCCATCGAACCTTTCTTGCAGAACGAGACCGTTCGCTCGATTGTTGTTGACGGTATTATTGCCGGGGTCGGCGGCGTACTGATTTTTCTGCCCAACATTATTCTTCTTTTTATCGGGCTCTCATTTCTTGAGGCATCAGGCTATATGGCCAGAGCGGCGTTCGTTGTCGACAAGGTGATGCATCGTTTCGGGCTTCACGGCAAGTCATTCATTCCGATGATTACCGGTTTCGGGTGTTCCATTCCCGCCATCATGGCGACACGCACCCTGAAAAGTCCCTCCGACCGTCTGGCGACTATTCTCATCATTCCCTTTATGAGCTGCGGGGCTAAGCTGCCGGTGTATGTTCTCCTTGCCGGGGCGTTTTTTCCTCCTGCAGCAGCGGCTAATGTGATGTTCGGGATCTATATGCTTGGTGTGGTTATCGGGCTTCTGACGGCACTGCTTCTGCGTTCAGTCGTTCTTGAGAAGGAGTCTGAGCCTTTTGTGATGGAGTTGCCGCCCTATCGCTGGCCGACCCTTTCATCGGTTTTTTTTCAGGCCCGGATCAAGGCGATGATGTATGTGAAAAAAGCCGGAACGGTCATTCTTTTTGCTGTCCTGGTTATCTGGGCGGTGAGCAACTACCCCCGTAGTGCCGAACTTGACAAGGGGCTCGTTGCTGAGATCGAAAGGATTGAGCAGAGCTCTCTCGATGGTGAAGAGATCGCCGTGGCTGTGACTGCAGCGCAAAACCGTGTCAGTGCGGCCCAGCTTGAATACTCTATCGCCGGTCGTGCGGGCAGGTTTATCGAGCCAGTGATACGGCCGCTTGGTTTTGATTGGCGGATCGGTGTTGCGCTGGTGACGGGTCTTGCTGCCAAGGAGATCGTTGTCTCGACCATGGGCACGATCTATTCTCTGGGAGAGGTCGACGAGGATTCCACAGAGCTGAAAACCATACTCAGGAACGATTCTTCTTTTGATCAGGCGATTGCGTTGAGCCTGATGGTGTTCGTGCTGCTCTACATCCCGTGTGTGGCTGCTATCGGTGTCATGCAGAAAGAGATCGGACGCTGGAAACCGGTTTTGTTCTACTCCGTCTATGCGATGACGGTGGCATGGGTCGCCTCATTTATTACCTATAATGCAGCGCGCTTTCTTATGAACTGA